The following are encoded in a window of Mycolicibacterium tusciae JS617 genomic DNA:
- a CDS encoding WS/DGAT domain-containing protein yields the protein MTVRRSRTGGDIQHRLSAVDAQTYWMSAKIPNDTVLLYGFSGGPADPDAALEEIADRARGCPDLTVRIEDGGSFTYPAWVHREVDRSLFVVHDTGDRTFQACLDEASALTADRLDARVAAWRMHVFTDIEGVPGAVLPGTVVVLQISHALGGGGRTSAPAAIMFGRRDGVVPGIDAPRARPFDLPIVGFRAARAHRRLVEDTEAGRVPPPADLRPALRTNARPAGPRHLRTLERRRSDLSGPTVTVAALSAVSVALAEHLRSLGEDPSYLGAEVPMAKPPPRLAYNHFGNVGVGLHPELAEAERLGRIAGDLDARRRRAAHPAIRMADLAFAATPAPLLRWGMDRFDPDARVSKVTGNAIVSSVNCGAKDFHFGGAPVTVACAFPGLSPMMGLTHAVCGVGDTISLSVHAAESAVGDIDAYVERLEAAL from the coding sequence ATGACGGTCCGCCGGAGCCGCACCGGCGGCGACATCCAGCACCGACTGTCTGCCGTGGATGCGCAGACGTACTGGATGTCGGCGAAGATCCCCAACGACACCGTGCTGCTGTATGGGTTCTCCGGCGGCCCTGCTGACCCGGATGCGGCGCTCGAGGAGATCGCCGACCGGGCCCGGGGCTGCCCCGATCTGACGGTGCGTATCGAGGATGGCGGAAGTTTCACTTATCCCGCTTGGGTGCATCGCGAGGTCGACCGGTCGCTGTTCGTGGTGCACGACACCGGGGACCGCACCTTCCAGGCCTGCCTCGACGAGGCGAGTGCTCTGACCGCCGATCGGCTGGATGCGCGGGTGGCGGCGTGGCGGATGCATGTGTTCACCGACATCGAGGGCGTACCCGGCGCGGTGCTCCCGGGCACGGTGGTGGTCCTGCAGATCTCGCACGCACTTGGTGGCGGCGGGCGTACGTCGGCGCCCGCAGCGATCATGTTCGGTCGGCGCGATGGCGTCGTACCAGGGATCGACGCCCCGCGCGCCCGGCCCTTCGACCTGCCGATCGTGGGCTTTCGTGCCGCGCGGGCGCATCGCCGGCTGGTCGAAGATACCGAGGCAGGACGGGTTCCGCCGCCGGCCGATCTGCGTCCGGCGCTGCGGACCAATGCGCGCCCTGCGGGACCGCGGCACCTGCGGACTTTGGAGCGGCGGCGTTCGGACTTGTCTGGCCCCACCGTGACGGTCGCGGCGCTGTCGGCGGTTTCGGTCGCGCTCGCTGAGCATCTGCGAAGCCTCGGCGAGGATCCGTCGTACCTGGGTGCAGAGGTGCCGATGGCGAAGCCGCCGCCACGCCTGGCGTACAACCACTTCGGGAATGTCGGTGTCGGTCTTCACCCGGAGCTCGCCGAGGCGGAACGTCTAGGGCGAATCGCCGGCGACCTTGACGCGCGGCGCCGTCGGGCGGCGCATCCTGCGATTCGCATGGCGGATCTGGCGTTCGCTGCGACGCCGGCACCGTTGTTGCGGTGGGGGATGGATCGATTCGATCCGGATGCGAGGGTTTCGAAGGTCACGGGCAACGCCATTGTTTCCAGCGTGAATTGCGGCGCGAAGGACTTCCATTTCGGTGGTGCACCCGTGACTGTGGCATGCGCATTTCCAGGTCTGTCGCCGATGATGGGTTTGACGCACGCCGTGTGTGGCGTTGGTGACACGATCTCCTTGAGCGTGCACGCAGCCGAGTCGGCGGTCGGCGATATCGATGCCTACGTCGAACGACTGGAAGCGGCGCTCTAA
- a CDS encoding alpha/beta fold hydrolase gives MLEPDTIDVATPAVQIRALSWGPADAPIALCLHGFPDTAHGWRKVAPLLVDAGWRVVAPFNRGYAPSSLPTDGSFHIGALMDDALRVLDAAGPTGRDVIIGHDWGAMAGAGLAAMPDSPFAKAVIMSVPPSASFRPPGGVPDIGRLVATLPAQLLRSWYILYFQLPWLPERSTEWIVPRLWRKWSPGYQADEDVGHVEAAIGAPDRWRAALGYYRTVARSAKAPAPYTELHEHWMAPPRIPTLYLHGRDDGCATPDYAHWVEKMLPDGSEVAIVEDAGHFLQLEQPDVVAHRIADFVGPVR, from the coding sequence ATGCTCGAGCCCGACACGATCGACGTCGCAACGCCGGCGGTTCAGATCCGGGCTCTGTCGTGGGGGCCAGCAGATGCGCCGATCGCGTTGTGCCTGCATGGTTTCCCCGACACCGCCCATGGGTGGCGCAAGGTCGCGCCGCTGCTCGTCGACGCGGGCTGGCGGGTGGTGGCGCCGTTCAATCGAGGATATGCGCCGTCGTCGCTGCCCACGGACGGCAGCTTCCACATCGGTGCGCTGATGGACGACGCGCTGAGGGTGCTCGATGCGGCGGGGCCCACAGGCCGTGACGTGATCATCGGTCACGACTGGGGTGCGATGGCGGGCGCTGGGCTGGCGGCGATGCCGGACAGCCCGTTCGCGAAGGCGGTGATCATGTCCGTTCCGCCGAGCGCATCGTTCCGCCCGCCTGGTGGGGTTCCCGATATCGGCCGCCTTGTTGCGACATTGCCGGCGCAGCTGCTGCGCAGCTGGTACATCCTCTACTTCCAGTTGCCTTGGCTGCCAGAACGTTCCACCGAATGGATCGTGCCCCGGCTGTGGCGGAAATGGTCACCCGGATATCAAGCCGACGAGGACGTGGGTCATGTCGAGGCGGCGATCGGCGCGCCCGACCGCTGGCGCGCCGCACTGGGCTACTACCGCACCGTAGCGCGCAGTGCCAAGGCACCTGCGCCATACACCGAGCTGCACGAGCACTGGATGGCCCCGCCGCGGATCCCCACGCTGTATCTGCACGGTCGCGACGATGGCTGTGCCACACCGGATTATGCGCACTGGGTCGAGAAGATGCTGCCGGACGGTAGTGAGGTCGCGATCGTCGAAGATGCCGGGCACTTCCTTCAGCTGGAGCAGCCCGACGTAGTTGCCCACCGAATCGCCGACTTCGTGGGGCCGGTGCGCTAA
- a CDS encoding MCE family protein: MRLTRQIVIQLLIFSMLAVVALGIMVISYMRLPALMGVGQYRVTLELPEAGGLYPRGNVTYRGTQVGIVKSVSITDNGVAADLSLDSNVPIPADLEAEVHSQSAVGELYVQLIPRSGEGPKLKDGDVIPQDRARVPIDVNTVLDATNRGLAAIPRDNLRTAVDEAYTAFGGLGPELSRLVDGGTSLAIDARANLDPLTTLIDQSKPILDSQTDSGGAIQAWASNLASVTDQLQSQDGAVAGILEKGPGATEEVRALFDRLQPTLPIVLANLASIGEVAVAYQPSLEQLLVLFPQGTATTQAIGVAKANTKQDYKGDYLTLNLNLNLPPPCTTGFLPTQQQRVPALQDYPDRPAGDVYCRVPQDSPFNVRGARNLPCVTVPGKRAPTVKMCESDETYVPLNDGYNWKGDPNATLSGQPIPQLPPGTPPAEVAPPTGPAPLPIAAAEYDPATGTYVGPDGRAYTQSNLARSAVEEQTWQTMLLPPTGN, translated from the coding sequence ATGCGACTGACTCGACAGATCGTCATCCAGCTGCTGATCTTCTCCATGCTGGCCGTGGTGGCGCTGGGCATCATGGTCATCTCCTACATGCGCCTGCCCGCGCTCATGGGCGTAGGGCAGTATCGCGTCACGCTGGAGCTGCCAGAAGCCGGTGGGCTTTATCCGCGGGGAAACGTCACCTATCGCGGCACCCAGGTGGGCATTGTGAAAAGTGTCAGCATCACCGACAACGGTGTGGCAGCTGACCTTTCGCTCGATTCCAACGTCCCGATCCCCGCCGACCTGGAAGCGGAGGTGCACAGCCAGTCCGCGGTCGGTGAGCTGTACGTACAGCTGATCCCGCGCAGCGGCGAGGGCCCGAAGCTCAAGGATGGCGACGTGATCCCGCAGGATCGCGCGCGGGTTCCCATCGACGTGAACACGGTGCTGGACGCCACCAACCGCGGCCTCGCCGCGATTCCACGTGACAACCTGCGGACCGCCGTCGACGAGGCGTACACGGCGTTCGGTGGACTCGGGCCTGAACTGTCCCGGTTGGTCGACGGCGGGACCTCGCTGGCCATCGACGCCCGCGCGAATCTCGACCCGTTGACTACCCTTATCGATCAGTCGAAGCCGATCCTCGACTCCCAGACCGACAGCGGTGGCGCGATCCAGGCGTGGGCGTCGAATCTGGCGTCTGTCACCGATCAGCTGCAGTCGCAGGACGGTGCGGTGGCGGGCATCCTGGAGAAGGGGCCAGGCGCGACCGAAGAGGTGCGGGCCCTTTTCGACAGGTTGCAGCCCACGCTGCCGATCGTGTTGGCCAACTTGGCGAGCATCGGCGAAGTCGCCGTCGCCTATCAGCCGAGCCTTGAACAGCTGCTGGTGCTGTTCCCACAGGGCACGGCGACGACGCAAGCGATCGGTGTCGCCAAGGCGAACACCAAGCAGGACTACAAGGGCGACTACCTGACGCTGAATCTCAATCTGAACCTGCCGCCACCGTGCACGACCGGGTTCCTGCCGACCCAGCAGCAGCGGGTGCCGGCGCTGCAGGACTATCCAGACCGGCCGGCGGGCGACGTGTATTGCCGCGTCCCGCAGGATTCGCCGTTCAACGTGCGCGGTGCGCGCAACCTGCCGTGCGTGACCGTGCCGGGCAAACGCGCCCCCACGGTCAAGATGTGTGAGAGCGACGAGACCTACGTCCCACTCAACGACGGCTACAACTGGAAGGGCGACCCCAACGCCACCCTGTCAGGGCAGCCGATTCCACAGCTGCCACCCGGTACGCCGCCTGCAGAAGTCGCTCCTCCGACGGGTCCGGCGCCGCTGCCGATAGCGGCCGCCGAATATGATCCTGCGACAGGCACGTACGTTGGACCGGACGGACGCGCCTATACGCAGTCCAATCTGGCCCGAAGCGCGGTAGAGGAGCAAACATGGCAGACGATGCTGCTGCCCCCGACGGGGAACTGA
- a CDS encoding virulence factor Mce family protein: MMGRQRIRLRAGAGLLAMGLVVSGCGDWQGLNSVPLPGVEGRGPGAFTIQAQMPDVDNIEPNSRVRVADVTVGNVTKIERQGWNALVTMELNENVVLPANATAKLGQTSLLGSLHIELAPPTEAAPEGRLHEGSLIPLESASKYPSTEQTLAAVALILNGGGIGHVQDITEAFSTAWAGRESDLRSLIEQLDIFIGYVNDQKGDIIAANEGINNLVGQFAEQKPVVDKALRTIPDALAVLKDQRNNLAEALVQLGKFSALAADSVDQTKDALVQELKDLGPTLEQLANAGPALTRALSFLPTFPFPKETLTNWIRGDYANLSLIVDMTLSRIDQGFFTGTRFECNLTWMELFWGRTIGQMPSPCNHNVPPPGGNPLLEAYRWDQGP, from the coding sequence ATGATGGGTAGGCAACGAATTCGATTGCGCGCAGGCGCGGGACTGCTGGCGATGGGCCTGGTGGTGTCGGGGTGCGGTGATTGGCAGGGGCTGAACTCGGTTCCGCTGCCTGGGGTCGAGGGCCGTGGTCCCGGCGCATTCACCATTCAGGCGCAGATGCCCGACGTCGACAACATCGAGCCGAATTCCCGGGTCCGGGTCGCAGATGTCACGGTCGGCAACGTGACCAAGATCGAGCGGCAGGGCTGGAACGCACTTGTCACCATGGAACTCAATGAAAACGTCGTGCTGCCCGCCAACGCGACGGCCAAGCTCGGTCAGACCAGCTTGCTGGGTTCACTGCACATCGAACTCGCGCCCCCGACCGAAGCGGCGCCCGAGGGCAGATTGCACGAAGGTTCGCTGATCCCACTGGAGTCGGCGAGTAAGTACCCGAGCACCGAGCAGACGCTTGCCGCCGTCGCGCTCATACTCAACGGTGGTGGTATCGGCCACGTTCAGGACATCACCGAGGCGTTCAGTACCGCGTGGGCCGGTCGCGAATCCGACCTGCGCAGCCTGATCGAGCAGCTCGACATCTTCATCGGCTACGTGAACGACCAAAAGGGCGACATCATCGCCGCCAACGAAGGTATCAACAACCTGGTCGGCCAATTCGCCGAGCAGAAGCCGGTGGTGGACAAGGCATTACGCACCATCCCCGATGCCCTTGCCGTGCTGAAAGATCAGCGGAACAACCTCGCCGAGGCGCTCGTGCAGCTGGGCAAGTTCAGTGCACTGGCCGCTGACTCGGTCGACCAGACCAAAGACGCCCTCGTCCAAGAGCTCAAGGACCTCGGTCCGACACTTGAACAGCTGGCCAACGCGGGTCCGGCGCTCACCAGGGCGCTGAGCTTCCTGCCGACGTTCCCGTTCCCGAAAGAGACGCTGACCAACTGGATTCGGGGCGATTACGCGAATCTGTCGTTGATCGTCGATATGACGTTGAGCCGTATCGACCAAGGGTTCTTCACCGGGACGCGGTTCGAGTGCAATCTGACGTGGATGGAGTTGTTCTGGGGCCGCACCATCGGCCAGATGCCGAGCCCGTGCAACCACAACGTGCCGCCACCGGGCGGTAACCCGTTGCTCGAGGCGTATCGCTGGGATCAGGGGCCATGA
- a CDS encoding virulence factor Mce family protein: MNRVRKSWVAAGLVVLLVAGVVVLFRTSDTINRTNVVAYFENSNGIYVGDDVRILGVNVGRINKIEPQPDRVKISFWYDSKYQVPADAAAAVLSPTLVTSRAIQLTPVYTGGPTMADDAVIPRERTVVPVEWDTLRQQLERLAKELQPTEPGGASPLGSVINTAADNLRGQGANIRDTVIKLSQAFSALGDKSTDIFSTIKNLSILVSALQDSTTLMRQLNQNLASVTGLLADSPDEVANAVRDFNAVVGEVQTFVADNRETLGTTSDKLAGVTQALNDSLDDVKQFLHVAPNTFQNYVNVYQPAQGGASAILAVNNFANPISFLCGAVQAASRLNAEQSAKLCVQYLAPIIKNRQYNFPPIGQNLFIGAQARPNEITYSEEWMRPNYIPPQPPVAPPPIAPDRAAPPPPPGPPLPAEAVVATNPADGLQGLMVPQGTGR, from the coding sequence ATGAATCGCGTTCGCAAGAGTTGGGTCGCCGCCGGCCTCGTCGTACTGCTTGTCGCAGGCGTGGTGGTGCTGTTCCGGACCAGCGACACCATCAACCGCACCAACGTCGTCGCGTACTTCGAGAACAGCAACGGCATCTATGTGGGTGACGACGTCCGGATTCTGGGTGTGAACGTCGGGAGGATCAACAAGATCGAGCCCCAGCCCGATCGCGTCAAGATCTCGTTCTGGTACGACAGCAAGTACCAGGTGCCTGCCGACGCCGCCGCCGCGGTCCTGTCGCCGACGCTGGTGACCTCCCGCGCCATCCAGCTGACGCCGGTGTACACCGGCGGTCCCACGATGGCCGATGACGCGGTGATCCCGCGTGAGCGCACCGTGGTACCGGTCGAATGGGACACCCTGCGTCAGCAGCTCGAAAGGCTTGCCAAGGAGTTGCAGCCGACGGAGCCCGGAGGGGCGAGTCCGCTGGGTTCGGTCATCAACACCGCGGCGGACAATCTGCGCGGCCAGGGTGCCAACATCCGTGACACCGTCATCAAGCTGTCGCAAGCCTTTTCTGCCCTCGGCGACAAGAGCACCGACATCTTCTCGACCATCAAGAACCTGTCGATCCTCGTGTCGGCGCTGCAAGACAGCACGACGTTGATGCGTCAGCTCAACCAGAATCTGGCATCGGTCACCGGGCTGCTCGCCGACAGTCCCGATGAGGTCGCCAACGCCGTGCGGGACTTCAATGCGGTGGTCGGTGAGGTGCAGACCTTCGTGGCGGACAACCGCGAAACGCTGGGCACCACATCCGACAAGCTGGCCGGTGTGACGCAGGCGCTCAACGACAGTCTCGATGACGTCAAACAGTTCCTGCACGTGGCGCCCAACACATTCCAGAACTACGTCAACGTCTATCAGCCTGCGCAGGGCGGGGCCAGCGCCATCCTGGCGGTGAACAACTTCGCCAACCCGATCAGCTTCCTCTGCGGTGCCGTGCAGGCGGCGTCGCGCCTGAACGCCGAGCAGTCGGCGAAGCTGTGCGTGCAGTACCTGGCGCCGATCATCAAGAACCGTCAATACAACTTCCCGCCGATCGGCCAGAACCTCTTCATCGGCGCCCAGGCGAGGCCGAACGAGATCACTTACAGCGAGGAGTGGATGCGGCCCAATTACATTCCGCCGCAGCCACCGGTCGCACCGCCGCCCATCGCACCCGATCGTGCGGCGCCCCCGCCGCCCCCGGGGCCCCCGCTGCCTGCCGAGGCCGTGGTCGCCACGAATCCCGCTGACGGACTGCAGGGCCTGATGGTGCCGCAGGGGACGGGACGATGA
- a CDS encoding MCE family protein, with translation MKPFSERSPLVLGAIGLGLTAVIVLVALEYDKIPFINQTKEYSAHFAEAGGLTTGAGVQVSGFQVGKVESIELDGPQVLVKFTIDDDIAIGDRTEAAIKTKGLLGTKILEVMSRGDGRQEGTIPRERTTSPYQLPDALGELATTISGLNTTQLSDSLRVVADTFSETPPELRVAVEGVARFSETLNERDAELRELLTNANKSTAVLAERSDQVVSLVADTNALLAELENQSAAVDQISGSISALSQQLQGFIGENRDTMRPAIEKLNGVLTILDNRKERLQKGLKLLSSYAMSLGESVSSGPFFKNYIANLLPGQFLQPFIDVAFSDLGLDPNVLLPSERTDAPVGTPAVPAMPVPYPRTGQGGDPNLHLPDAITGNLGDQGCGPPGLPLPGPTGCYPYRPPLPAPPPGGPPPGPPAVAPPGLGSIPVPTPSPVMVPAPGEAPPVSGEAGR, from the coding sequence ATGAAGCCGTTCTCAGAGCGCAGCCCGCTCGTCCTTGGCGCTATCGGCCTCGGCCTGACCGCGGTGATCGTGCTGGTCGCGCTGGAATACGACAAGATTCCGTTTATCAACCAGACAAAGGAGTACTCGGCCCATTTCGCCGAAGCCGGCGGACTGACAACCGGTGCGGGCGTGCAGGTTTCGGGGTTCCAAGTCGGCAAGGTCGAGTCGATCGAACTGGACGGGCCGCAGGTGCTGGTCAAGTTCACCATCGACGACGACATCGCCATCGGGGATCGGACCGAGGCGGCGATCAAGACCAAGGGCTTGTTGGGCACGAAGATCCTCGAGGTCATGTCACGCGGCGACGGCCGCCAGGAGGGCACGATCCCGCGCGAGCGCACAACGTCGCCGTATCAGTTGCCCGACGCACTCGGCGAACTGGCGACCACGATCAGCGGCCTGAACACCACCCAGCTTTCCGATTCGTTGCGGGTGGTGGCGGATACGTTCTCCGAGACCCCACCCGAACTCCGGGTAGCTGTCGAGGGCGTCGCCCGATTCTCGGAGACTCTCAACGAGCGTGACGCGGAGTTGCGCGAACTGCTCACCAACGCCAACAAGTCGACAGCCGTGCTGGCCGAGCGCAGCGACCAGGTCGTCAGCCTTGTCGCTGACACCAATGCGCTGCTGGCCGAGCTGGAAAACCAAAGCGCCGCAGTCGATCAGATTTCGGGCAGCATCTCGGCGCTGAGCCAGCAGCTACAGGGTTTCATCGGCGAGAACCGCGACACGATGAGGCCCGCGATCGAGAAGCTCAACGGCGTGCTGACCATTCTCGACAACCGCAAGGAGCGGCTGCAGAAGGGGCTGAAACTGCTGAGCTCCTACGCGATGTCGCTGGGGGAGTCCGTTTCGTCGGGGCCGTTCTTCAAGAACTACATCGCCAATCTGCTGCCGGGTCAGTTCCTGCAGCCGTTCATCGACGTGGCGTTCTCCGACCTCGGGCTCGATCCCAACGTCCTGCTGCCATCGGAGCGCACCGACGCACCGGTCGGCACACCGGCTGTGCCCGCGATGCCGGTGCCGTATCCGCGCACGGGCCAGGGTGGCGATCCGAATCTTCATCTGCCCGACGCCATTACCGGCAATCTCGGTGATCAAGGGTGCGGTCCGCCTGGCCTGCCGCTGCCCGGCCCTACCGGCTGCTACCCCTATCGCCCACCACTTCCCGCGCCGCCGCCGGGCGGACCTCCGCCTGGGCCGCCCGCGGTGGCACCGCCGGGTCTGGGGTCCATCCCCGTCCCGACGCCGAGCCCGGTGATGGTTCCCGCGCCCGGTGAGGCGCCGCCAGTGTCCGGGGAGGCGGGACGATGA